In Zingiber officinale cultivar Zhangliang chromosome 1A, Zo_v1.1, whole genome shotgun sequence, a genomic segment contains:
- the LOC122007771 gene encoding protein SODIUM POTASSIUM ROOT DEFECTIVE 2-like, with protein sequence MISPQLAFFQSMKQLSFSCASSASAEVCTVLRQRSAVGSIDRGPEPAPLHLKSGAVSGATASSSATCQEQVVHLRVSLHCKACEREIRKHIYKMEGVTSFEVDLAKKKVTVVGKLTPLQVLRNISKVKNAQFWPSHPLAPLESS encoded by the exons ATGATCTCTCCACAGCTAGCCTTCTTCCAAAGCATGAAGCAGCTCAGCTTCTCCTGCGCATCCTCTGCTTCGGCAGAAGTATGCACAGTCCTGAGACAACGCTCGGCAGTAGGGTCAATCGATCGAGGACCGGAGCCTGCTCCGCTTCATTTGAAATCTGGAGCTGTCTCCGGAGCAACAGCGTCTTCTTCTGCTACTTGCCAAGAACAA GTCGTGCATTTGAGGGTGTCTTTGCACTGCAAGGCTTGTGAAAGGGAGATCAGGAAGCACATCTACAAGATGGAAG GGGTGACTTCATTTGAGGTGGATTTGGCGAAAAAGAAAGTGACTGTGGTCGGAAAACTCACACCCCTCCAAGTTCTACGCAATATCTCAAAGGTCAAAAATGCTCAATTTTGGCCTTCACATCCACTCGCACCACTTGAATCTAGTTAA
- the LOC122038594 gene encoding 60S ribosomal protein L35-4-like, protein MARIKVHELRGKSKTELQNQLKDLKNELSLLRVAKVTGGAPNKLSKIKVVRLSIARVLTVISQKQKAALREAYKNKKLLPLDLRPKKTRAIRRRLTKHQESLKTEREKKRAMYFPKRKYALLAN, encoded by the exons ATGG CGAGGATCAAGGTCCACGAACTTCGAGGGAAGTCCAAGACGGAACTTCAGAACCAATTGAAGGACCTCAAGAATGAGCTTTCACTTCTCCGCGTTGCTAAGGTCACCGGCGGAGCGCCCAACAAGCTCTCGAAGAT AAAGGTGGTTAGGCTGTCGATCGCTCGCGTGCTTACTGTCATTTCCCAGAAGCAGAAAGCGGCGTTGAGGGAGGCTTACAAGAATAAGAAGCTCCTCCCGCTGGATCTCCGGCCCAAGAAGACACGAGCCATCCGCCGCCGTCTCACCAAGCATCAG GAATCTTTGAAGACTGAACGTGAGAAGAAAAGGGCGATGTATTTCCCAAAGAGAAAGTATGCCCTTTTAGCAAATTAA